A region from the Triticum aestivum cultivar Chinese Spring chromosome 3D, IWGSC CS RefSeq v2.1, whole genome shotgun sequence genome encodes:
- the LOC123074401 gene encoding uncharacterized protein, which produces MTPPFLAASGPDDYAFVRCASGCDSWAPHHVRLDGDSYRLCSSCVLLSNPEAYCSACLLLLFPGAYAASSREAHVDFSPGSTAACSNCGVFVAHLSCIADPYSFICPPCAAAVDNVPFSYDLAGAGRRALEGRSARVLLTAALLSHESALHDAAAAREKAERSVQEAAAARRLARDMLDAAFRAAEAEVYRDAKEQATPSAPAVVQLKKKTPNTNGHKRKTPKSNDANRERDRLLKFNDMQQPSLAFAAAAAAAASSMPSPMPSSRLNQSQVKQEAMPLPMPSSRLDRGGSADRAAKDDYRALFGTLQ; this is translated from the exons ATGACGCCTCCCTTCCTCGCCGCCTCAGGCCCCGACGACTACGCGTTCGTCCGCTGCGCCTCCGGCTGCGACTCCTGGGCCCCCCACCACGTCCGCCTCGACGGCGACTCGTATCGCCTCTGCTCCTCCTGCGTCCTCCTCTCCAACCCCGAGGCCTACTGCtccgcctgcctcctcctcctctttcccggCGCCTACGCCGCCTCCTCCCGTGAAGCCCACGTCGACTTCTCGCCAGGCTCCACCGCCGCCTGCTCCAACTGCGGCGTCTTCGTCGCTCACCTCTCCTGCATCGCGGACCCCTACTCCTTCATCTgcccgccgtgcgccgccgccgtcgacaACGTGCCCTTCTCGTACGATCTCGCGGGAGCGGGGCGGCGCGCGCTGGAGGGGCGCTCCGCGCGCGTCCTCCTCACCGCGGCGCTGCTTTCGCACGAGTCCGCCTTGCAcgacgccgccgcggcccgcgagaAGGCGGAGCGTAGCGTACAGGAGGCTGCGGCCGCCCGGAGGCTAGCGCGCGACATGCTAGACGCCGCGTTTCGCGCCGCTGAGGCGGAGGTCTACAGGGACGCCAAGGAGCAGGCCACGCCGTCCGCGCCCGCAGTCGTGCAGCTCAAGAAGAAGACGCCTAATACCAACGGGCACAAGAGGAAGACCCCCAAGAGCAACGATGCCAACAGGGAGAGGGACAGGCTGCTCAAGTTCAACGACATGCAGCAGCCGTCGCTGGCGTTTGCCGCGGCTGCGGCGGCCGCAGCCAGCTCAATGCCATCGCCGATGCCATCATCAAGACTGAACCAGAGTCAAGTGAAACAGGAAGCCATGCCATTGCCGATGCCGTCATCGAGATTGGACCGCGGAG GTTCAGCAGACAGAGCGGCGAAAGATGATTACAGGGCACTCTTCGGCACCTTGCAATAG